The Haloarcula sp. CBA1127 genomic interval GAGACCGGCAAGGGCGACGCCGATGGCACGAATCTCAACGTGAAGTACAAGCCCGGTGCTGATACCGCCGACTATCTCGCCGCCATCGACGAGTGCATCGCGCCGGCGATCAGGGACTACGACCCCGACTTGTTGCTCATCAGCGCGGGCTTCGACGCGCACGAACACGACCCGATTTCACGGATGCGCGTTTCTACGGAGGGGTACGGCGCAATGACTGACCGGATGCGCTCGCTCACAGACACCTGCGACGCCGCGCTGGGGATCATTCTCGAAGGCGGGTACGGACTTGATACACTCTCAGATTCGGTTACAACCGTTCACGAGGTCTTCGACGGCTACCAGCCGATGGAGCCGGACGACGACGTCAGCGACGACGCCCGCGATGTTCTCGATGCTCTCGCCGATCAGGGCTTCGGATCGAAGTAGCTCGCCAGGTCGACACCGAAACCGTCGGCAAGCACTGCGATATCTGTGCCGACCAGTACCTCGTACCCGTTCTCCAGCGTCGACTCGATCCGCGGTCCCAGTCCAACGTCGTAGACGGCAGCACTCGACAGGAACCCAGTAGCTGTGGTGACCGCCCGTGGCCGCTCGACGACGTAGCGGCCGCCATCGATGAAGGGGCCGGCCACCTCGGGGTCGTCGTCGTACTTCTCGAAGAACCCACTCGCGTGCTCGCGGACGTGGACCGGCGGCCCCTCGTGGCGCTCGACGGCCGGCCGCTCGGCGACGGCGAATTCGAGCAGCAGGACGGCGTCCCGTTCCTGACTTTCGCCGTCCGGCGTTTCCGCCTCACTGCTGTCCTCCTCGACGAACGCGGCCGACCGCAGGACCTCGAACCCACGTCGGTCGAGTTCGCTGCAGAGCCCATTGAGGGACTTCTGGAGTTGCGGCCAGAGCTGGTCGTCGACGACATCTGGAGCGACGAAGCGAAGCGCCACTGGTGTCGTTTCTCGCTGTGACACGACGGCTTCGACATCTGCCGCTGCGAGCGGCTCAGGCTCGTCCTCGGTGAACAGCGACGCTCGCGGCTCGGCGAGTAGGTCCCGTGCGTAGTGCTGGAGCGTGGCGACATTCGTCTCAGACAGCACCGCCGCGACGTTGCGCTCCGGGTCCGTCGGGTCGATGACGACCAGCGGGTCGTCGAACGTCTCGCTCCCGTGGCTCTCGGGGTCCAGCCGAACCGGCGGGTGCCAGTCCGCGACCGCTTCGAGGAACGCCCGGAAGCCGCCGTACTCAAGCACCAGTAATTCCGTCAAATACCCAGAGAACCCCTGTGTCCGGAGATCACTCCCGTAGACGCCGATGCCTTTCAGGAACTGCTTTGCCACCCGCACCTCTGCCGCGCTGTTGTCGTCCAGTCGCTCCTGCAAATATCTGGTATGGAACGGCGTCCGATCCACCGCGGACTGGATCTCGGTGGCGTCCTCGACCGCATAGCAGGGCACCAGGTCCACGGCGTATCCCTCGCGCTCGCCGACGACGTAGGGGTGCTCGGCGTACTCCTCGCGCCCATCGGGCAGGACATCGTGCCCGACGGCCAGCCCGTACTCCTCCAACTGCTCGCGATCGAGAGACGGCGGAAAG includes:
- the cca gene encoding CCA tRNA nucleotidyltransferase, with protein sequence MSDEFDAVVDTVRARVSPTDDERAQLQRVADAVMADAEAAIADLPVDAEVVQVGSTARGTWTAGDRDVDVFVCFPPSLDREQLEEYGLAVGHDVLPDGREEYAEHPYVVGEREGYAVDLVPCYAVEDATEIQSAVDRTPFHTRYLQERLDDNSAAEVRVAKQFLKGIGVYGSDLRTQGFSGYLTELLVLEYGGFRAFLEAVADWHPPVRLDPESHGSETFDDPLVVIDPTDPERNVAAVLSETNVATLQHYARDLLAEPRASLFTEDEPEPLAAADVEAVVSQRETTPVALRFVAPDVVDDQLWPQLQKSLNGLCSELDRRGFEVLRSAAFVEEDSSEAETPDGESQERDAVLLLEFAVAERPAVERHEGPPVHVREHASGFFEKYDDDPEVAGPFIDGGRYVVERPRAVTTATGFLSSAAVYDVGLGPRIESTLENGYEVLVGTDIAVLADGFGVDLASYFDPKP